A genomic segment from Clostridium pasteurianum BC1 encodes:
- a CDS encoding aldo/keto reductase, whose product MIEINKNKIEKIADVNRKLLIELPDKTKVPIIGQGTWYLGEKSNDRAREMAALKLGIELGMTLIDTAEMYGSGRSETLVGEAIKGIRDSVFLVSKVYPHNSGLNNIFSSCENSLKRFGTDHLNLYLLHWRGNVPLEETIEGMEKLKKQGKILRWGVSNFDTEDMEELLECEDGSNCVTNQVLYHLGSRGIEFDLLPWQRLHKMPIMAYCPVAQGGSLRTQLLKDSTVKKIAENHSVKPLQIILAWCMRSRNIIAIPKASQAEHVLENAEAASIVLSESELDELDKVFSRPTRKVGLDIV is encoded by the coding sequence ATGATTGAAATAAATAAAAACAAAATAGAAAAAATTGCTGATGTAAACAGAAAGCTTTTAATAGAACTACCAGATAAGACGAAAGTTCCAATCATAGGTCAAGGGACTTGGTACTTAGGTGAAAAGTCAAATGACAGAGCAAGAGAAATGGCTGCACTAAAGCTAGGTATAGAACTAGGAATGACACTAATAGATACGGCAGAAATGTATGGCAGTGGAAGATCTGAGACTTTAGTAGGGGAAGCTATAAAGGGGATTAGAGATAGTGTATTTTTAGTATCTAAGGTTTATCCTCATAACTCTGGATTAAACAATATTTTTAGCTCCTGCGAAAATAGCCTGAAAAGGTTTGGAACAGATCATTTGAATTTATATTTACTGCATTGGAGAGGGAATGTACCACTAGAAGAAACTATAGAAGGTATGGAGAAATTGAAAAAACAGGGGAAAATACTCAGATGGGGTGTTTCAAATTTCGATACAGAAGACATGGAGGAGTTATTGGAGTGTGAGGATGGCAGCAACTGCGTTACCAATCAGGTTTTATATCATTTAGGCTCCAGAGGAATTGAATTTGATCTATTACCATGGCAAAGATTACATAAAATGCCTATTATGGCTTATTGTCCTGTGGCTCAGGGTGGATCACTGAGAACGCAATTATTAAAGGATTCTACAGTAAAGAAAATAGCAGAAAATCATAGTGTAAAGCCGCTGCAGATAATTTTAGCTTGGTGCATGAGATCAAGAAATATAATTGCTATTCCAAAGGCTTCTCAAGCAGAACATGTACTGGAAAATGCGGAAGCTGCTTCTATTGTATTATCAGAAAGTGAATTGGATGAACTGGATAAGGTGTTTTCTAGACCAACTAGGAAAGTTGGGCTTGATATAGTTTAA